A part of Candidatus Eisenbacteria bacterium genomic DNA contains:
- the guaA gene encoding glutamine-hydrolyzing GMP synthase — MIAVLDFGSQYKQLIVRRVRELGVSCLLYPYDIDPDELRKLRVSGIILSGSPKSVTEDGALLPHPGILSLGVPILGICYGMQALSRLLGGEIVRSSKREYGFSELELIKRGELFYGIGMHSKVWMSHGDNVLVLPDGFVRAARTKDCRNAAAFHEERRIFLVQFHPEVTHTGCGRKVIGNFVFRVCRSRKDWRSKGFVEESIALLRNEIGEKKVICGLSGGVDSTVTAVLLKKAVGDSLIPVFVDHGLLREGEKEEVLRNVKRLGLAVRSVDARDRFLSNLKGIVDPEEKRKVIGREFVGVFDEIAGSAGATFLAQGTLYPDVVESGRVGSSSSAIKSHHNVGGLPGDMKLRVVEPLRLLFKDEVRKVGKVLGIPDSMLSRHPFPGPGLAVRIIGEVDARSVEILRKADSIFLEELKVAKLLGKVWQAFAVLLPVRTVGVMGDERSYERVVAIRAVTSRDGMTADWARLPHRFLAKVSNRIVNEVKEIGRVVYDVSSKPPSTIEWE, encoded by the coding sequence ATGATTGCGGTCCTTGACTTTGGCTCCCAGTACAAACAGCTCATTGTAAGAAGGGTGAGGGAGCTGGGTGTCTCGTGCCTGCTCTATCCATACGATATTGACCCGGATGAGCTCAGGAAACTCCGGGTATCAGGAATCATTCTAAGCGGAAGTCCTAAAAGTGTAACTGAGGATGGTGCCCTTCTTCCGCATCCTGGAATTCTCTCGCTCGGGGTGCCGATTCTTGGCATCTGCTACGGAATGCAAGCCCTGTCCCGCCTGCTGGGCGGGGAGATAGTCCGGTCGTCGAAAAGAGAGTACGGATTCTCCGAACTTGAGCTCATCAAGCGGGGCGAGCTTTTCTACGGCATCGGGATGCATTCGAAAGTCTGGATGAGCCACGGCGATAATGTCTTGGTTCTTCCTGACGGGTTCGTCAGAGCTGCGCGGACAAAAGACTGCAGGAATGCCGCGGCATTTCACGAAGAGAGAAGAATATTCCTGGTGCAATTTCATCCGGAGGTGACGCATACAGGTTGTGGAAGAAAAGTGATAGGCAATTTTGTGTTTCGGGTATGTAGAAGCAGGAAAGACTGGAGAAGCAAGGGATTCGTTGAGGAGTCAATTGCTCTCTTGAGGAATGAAATCGGGGAGAAGAAGGTTATATGCGGATTGAGCGGTGGCGTTGATTCAACGGTCACCGCGGTTCTTCTCAAGAAAGCCGTTGGGGATTCGCTGATTCCAGTCTTTGTTGATCACGGCCTTCTGAGGGAAGGAGAGAAGGAAGAAGTCCTGAGAAACGTCAAGCGGCTGGGCCTCGCTGTACGGAGCGTTGATGCGAGGGATAGATTCCTCTCGAATCTCAAGGGAATAGTTGACCCCGAGGAAAAGAGAAAGGTCATCGGAAGAGAATTCGTCGGAGTCTTCGATGAAATTGCAGGCTCTGCCGGTGCGACCTTTCTCGCACAGGGGACACTCTATCCTGACGTGGTAGAGAGCGGCCGTGTGGGCTCTTCATCGAGTGCGATAAAAAGCCATCACAATGTCGGAGGACTTCCCGGTGACATGAAGCTCAGAGTGGTCGAACCCCTGAGGCTCCTCTTCAAAGACGAAGTAAGGAAGGTGGGGAAGGTTCTCGGGATTCCCGATTCGATGCTGTCAAGGCATCCTTTTCCGGGCCCTGGTCTCGCAGTAAGAATCATTGGAGAAGTTGACGCCAGGTCTGTTGAGATTCTGAGAAAAGCCGATTCTATATTCCTGGAAGAGCTAAAGGTAGCCAAGCTCCTGGGGAAAGTCTGGCAGGCGTTTGCCGTCCTTCTTCCCGTGAGAACAGTCGGTGTCATGGGAGATGAAAGGAGCTATGAGAGGGTGGTTGCAATAAGGGCTGTGACAAGCCGGGACGGGATGACGGCGGATTGGGCGCGGCTTCCTCACCGATTTCTGGCCAAGGTGTCAAACAGGATAGTAAATGAGGTGAAGGAGATCGGCAGGGTGGTCTATGACGTCTCTTCAAAGCCTCCCTCAACGATAGAATGGGAATGA